The following are from one region of the Ictalurus furcatus strain D&B chromosome 11, Billie_1.0, whole genome shotgun sequence genome:
- the cldn33b gene encoding putative claudin-24 — translation MSNPCSAILELLGMAVGVGAWLCSLAATIMPNWLTLSTELLVVESYEVGLWESCVVQEGAVTECRAFETLLGLSLNLTLARICMCISDAIGILGLLIAVPGLRLVKSCGGSQGWRVKRGIKITAGVMGLTAGILELFPVSNVAHETVLKFHDHTVPHTVPRWEFGDALFIGWAAGFFYIISAVLFFVSCCGSEENEMHIEYHHHPEKFQPENSSSKKRVEYV, via the coding sequence ATGTCGAATCCGTGTTCCGCCATTCTGGAGCTGCTGGGTATGGCCGTGGGGGTGGGGGCATGGCTCTGCTCGCTTGCTGCTACAATCATGCCCAATTGGCTGACCCTCTCCACTGAGCTACTGGTTGTTGAGAGCTATGAAGTCGGCCTGTGGGAGTCCTGTGTGGTGCAGGAGGGGGCAGTAACCGAGTGTCGTGCCTTTGAAACCCTGCTGGGTCTGTCGCTAAACCTCACACTGGCACGCATCTGCATGTGCATTTCAGATGCCATAGGAATTCTGGGCCTCCTGATTGCTGTCCCAGGTCTGAGACTGGTGAAAAGTTGTGGGGGGTCACAGGGATGGCGGGTGAAGCGCGGCATCAAGATCACGGCAGGGGTGATGGGCCTGACAGCTGGCATCCTTGAACTCTTTCCTGTCTCCAATGTCGCCCATGAGACCGTTTTGAAGTTCCATGATCACACAGTGCCTCATACTGTGCCTCGCTGGGAGTTTGGCGACGCGTTGTTCATCGGCTGGGCTGCAGGATTTTTTTATATCATCTCTGCAGTGTTGTTCTTCGTTTCATGTTGCGGTTCGGAAGAGAACGAGATGCACATAGAGTACCACCATCACCCAGAAAAGTTTCAGCCTGAGAACTCCTCATCCAAAAAGCGTGTAGAGTACGTTTAG